The genomic DNA CGAGCCGAACAGCTCGACGCGCACGCGCCGCGTACGCCTCAGCGAACCTGCACCCGCCAGCGCGTCGACGAACCGCTTGGCCGCCCGCATCGGGCCCACCGTGTGCGAGCTCGAGGGGCCGATGCCGACGGTGAAGAGCTCGAAGACACTGACCACGGGACCAGTGTGCCCGCTGGTACGCCCGGGGCGTCCCACCCGGCGTGGCGGGTGGAGGAGCGGGCCCCGCCGCTGCACCCAGACGGGGCCGCGCTCAGGAGCAGTCTCACGACGCCGCCAGCTGGGGCGACGGAGGCACGCCGAGAGGTCGGCCTCAGCCCTGCTGGCGCTCCAGCTCGACGGCGAACACGTCGTACGCGGCCTGCCCGCGCAGCACGAACCGCACCTCCTCCACCCCGGTCATCGCCCCGTGCACCGTGGCGATCGCGATGCGGGCGGCGTCGTCCATCGGCCAGTGGTACGCGCCGGTGGAGATCGCGGGGAAGGCGACGCTGCGGGCCCCGACCTCGTCGGCCACCGCGAGGGAGCGAGTGTGGCAGGACACGAGCAGGTCGGACTTGTCGATCGTCTTGGCCCAGGTCGGGCCCACGGTGTGGATCACCCAGCGCGCCGGGAGGTCGAAGCCTTCCGTCGCGACGGCCTCACCCGTCGGCAGCCCGTCGCGGAACGTCGTCTTCCGCACGCGCCGGCACGCCTCCAGCAGCTTGGGCCCGGCGGCGCGGTGGATCGCGCCGTCCACGCCACCGCCGCCGAGCATCGTGTGGTTGGCGGCGTTGACGATCGCGTCGACGTCTTGCGTGGTCAGGTCGC from Microlunatus sagamiharensis includes the following:
- a CDS encoding O-acetyl-ADP-ribose deacetylase — encoded protein: MTSIRLVLGDLTTQDVDAIVNAANHTMLGGGGVDGAIHRAAGPKLLEACRRVRKTTFRDGLPTGEAVATEGFDLPARWVIHTVGPTWAKTIDKSDLLVSCHTRSLAVADEVGARSVAFPAISTGAYHWPMDDAARIAIATVHGAMTGVEEVRFVLRGQAAYDVFAVELERQQG